One Oenanthe melanoleuca isolate GR-GAL-2019-014 chromosome 3, OMel1.0, whole genome shotgun sequence DNA segment encodes these proteins:
- the MAL gene encoding myelin and lymphocyte protein isoform X1 yields MLPAEHPVSSGGWEEIMGCCHVQCQRHAWLLALLWTSPFIPRSPCPPLILQIFGGLVWILVASSRIPDSMLQGWVMFVSVFCFVMSICLLCLYFCGAHGGGGSCWVTLDVICQETAALFYLSAAVLEAYLTYALGLFPPGQVYRENIAAVVFAFAATLVYVIHKVFSLLRWKSS; encoded by the exons ATGCTCCCAGCTGAACACCCAGTTTCAAGTGGAGGCTGGGAAGAAATCATGGGCTGTTGCCATGTGCAGTGCCAGAGGCACGCATGGCTTTTGGCTCTGCTCTGGACAAGTCCTTTTATCCCACgctcaccctgcccccctctGATCTTGCAGATCTTTGGGGGCCTTGTGTGGATCCTGGTGGCATCCTCGAGGATCCCAGACTccatgctgcagggctgggtgatgTTTGTCTCCGTGTTCTGCTTTGTCATGTCCATCTGCCTCCTGTGTCTCTACTTCTGCGGGGCccacggcggcggcggcagctgCTGGGTCACCTTG GATGTCATCTGCCAGGAGACAGCAGCGCTGTTCTACCTCAGCGCTGCGGTGCTGGAAGCCTACCTGACCTACGCGCTCGGCCTCTTCCCTCCTGGGCAGGTGTACAGGGAGAACATTGCTGCTGTG GTGTTTGCTTTTGCGGCCACCCTGGTTTATGTGATCCACAAGGTGTTCTCGCTCCTGCGGTGGAAATCGTCCTGA